A part of Halalkalicoccus tibetensis genomic DNA contains:
- a CDS encoding GNAT family N-acetyltransferase: MQFIDESVCLRGCYSHEAPTLDGPKDAVQVRCLTCGSDQQLTIERVKDSDIKYWVCQEDRCLNILALYRDGVIHQPIELLQFPGNFVQHRIHEPRDIGGITVDSSNWTWMTDAVWLANWAAKATVDHIGRFRIGIHSAILALDGGDVIGYLAYCPTSDETELVLRHLYLAESYRNQDIGSALVKFWWDEIGAPWYGEEAADHYFVESPNSAMKEVLRSVGHAKGDDGPNAHIHQVM, translated from the coding sequence GTGCAATTCATCGATGAATCCGTGTGTCTCAGAGGGTGTTATTCGCACGAAGCTCCGACTCTCGACGGTCCTAAAGACGCGGTCCAAGTCCGCTGTCTCACGTGTGGATCGGATCAACAACTCACAATCGAGCGGGTCAAAGACTCTGACATCAAGTACTGGGTCTGTCAAGAGGATCGCTGTCTCAATATTCTCGCACTCTATCGCGATGGGGTCATTCATCAGCCGATCGAACTGCTTCAATTCCCGGGGAACTTCGTTCAACATCGAATTCACGAGCCCCGGGATATCGGCGGTATCACTGTCGACTCATCGAATTGGACCTGGATGACTGATGCCGTCTGGTTGGCGAACTGGGCAGCGAAGGCCACCGTCGATCATATCGGCCGCTTTCGGATCGGCATCCACAGTGCGATCCTTGCGTTGGATGGAGGAGATGTTATTGGCTACCTCGCCTACTGTCCGACGAGCGATGAAACCGAGTTAGTGCTTCGCCATCTCTACCTCGCAGAATCCTATCGAAACCAGGACATCGGTAGCGCACTTGTCAAGTTCTGGTGGGACGAGATTGGTGCGCCTTGGTACGGCGAAGAAGCGGCTGACCACTACTTCGTCGAGAGTCCCAATTCGGCGATGAAAGAGGTGCTGCGATCGGTCGGCCACGCGAAAGGGGATGACGGTCCGAATGCCCATATCCATCAGGTGATGTAG